The following are encoded together in the bacterium genome:
- the frr gene encoding ribosome recycling factor has translation MTVDELLKTYDEKMKKTVEVLRHEFTSLRTSKASTALLDMIKVELYGTELPLKQAANINTPDARTLVIQPFDKTTLPKIEKAILKSDLGITPNNDGQVIRLVVPVMTEERRKDLVKHAKKMAEDSRIAIRNVRREANDHLKKMEKNHEIREDESVRAQEKMQKSTDAHVKQVDDVLAHKEKEIMEV, from the coding sequence ATGACGGTAGACGAATTATTAAAAACCTATGACGAGAAGATGAAAAAGACCGTAGAAGTTTTGCGGCATGAGTTCACCTCGTTACGTACCAGTAAAGCTTCGACCGCATTACTCGATATGATAAAAGTCGAACTGTACGGTACCGAGCTCCCGCTGAAACAAGCGGCAAACATCAATACGCCGGATGCCAGGACGTTGGTGATTCAACCATTCGATAAAACCACCCTCCCGAAAATCGAAAAAGCAATTTTGAAATCCGATTTGGGGATAACACCGAACAACGACGGTCAGGTGATTCGATTGGTCGTCCCGGTGATGACGGAAGAACGGCGCAAGGATTTAGTAAAACACGCCAAGAAAATGGCGGAAGATTCGCGAATCGCCATTCGAAATGTCCGGCGGGAAGCGAACGACCATCTCAAGAAGATGGAAAAGAATCATGAGATTCGTGAAGACGAATCGGTGCGTGCACAAGAAAAAATGCAGAAGTCGACCGACGCTCACGTTAAACAAGTCGACGACGTCTTGGCGCACAAAGAAAAAGAGATTATGGAAGTGTAA
- a CDS encoding 4Fe-4S binding protein encodes MAHYITEDCINCGACEPECPTTSITQGDTIYVIDANTCNDCSDQADGPHCVSVCPVDCIFVVGEGH; translated from the coding sequence ATGGCACATTATATCACGGAAGACTGCATTAACTGCGGCGCTTGCGAACCGGAATGCCCGACCACATCGATCACCCAAGGCGACACGATCTACGTTATCGACGCAAACACTTGCAACGATTGCTCGGATCAAGCGGATGGCCCGCACTGCGTCTCGGTCTGCCCGGTGGACTGCATCTTCGTTGTTGGCGAGGGTCACTAA